A region of Peromyscus eremicus chromosome 17, PerEre_H2_v1, whole genome shotgun sequence DNA encodes the following proteins:
- the F2rl3 gene encoding proteinase-activated receptor 4 encodes MSWLLLCPLVLGLSLAEGTQTPSIYDDGESTGGGHEGTVSPTDPAQLHPRGFPGKFCANDSDTLELPASSQALLLGWVPTRLVPALYGLVVAVGLPANGLALWVLATRVPRLPSTVLLMNLAVADLLLALVLPPRLAYHLRGQRWPFGEAACRMATAALYGHMYGSVLLLAAVSLDRYLALVHPLRARALRGRRLTTGLCLVAWLSAATLALPLTLQRQTFRLAGSDRMLCHDALPLAEQTSHWRPAFTCLAVLGCFLPLLAMGLCYGATLRALAASGQRYNHALRLTALVLASAVASFTPSNVLLVLHYSNPSPEAWGDLYGAYVPSLALSTLNSCVDPFIYYYVSHEFRDKVRAMLCRRPETSSSSQASREAGSRGTAICSSTLL; translated from the exons ATGTCCTGGCTGCTGCTGTGTCCACTGGTGCTGGGGCTCAGCCTGGCAGAGGGCACCCAGACCCCCAGCATCTATGATGATGGAGAGAGTACCGGGGGAGGCCATG AAGGCACTGTGAGTCCCACGGACCCAGCCCAGCTTCACCCACGAGGCTTCCCGGGCAAGTTCTGTGCCAACGACAGTGACACACTGGAGCTCCCCGCCAGCTCTCAAGCGCTGCTGTTGGGGTGGGTCCCCACGAGGCTGGTGCCTGCCCTCTATGGGCTGGTGGTGGCCGTGGGGCTGCCAGCCAATGGACTGGCACTATGGGTGCTGGCCACGCGGGTGCCCCGCCTGCCATCTACCGTCCTGCTCATGAACCTCGCGGTTGCGGACCTGCTACTGGCCCTGGTgctgccaccacgcctggcctacCACCTGCGTGGCCAGCGCTGGCCCTTTGGGGAGGCTGCCTGCCGGATGGCCACAGCTGCTCTCTATGGCCACATGTACGGCTCAGTGTTGCTGCTAGCTGCGGTCAGCCTGGACCGGTACCTGGCCCTGGTGCATCCTCTGCGAGCTCGTGCATTGCGTGGTCGGCGCCTGACCACTGGGCTCTGCTTGGTGGCCTGGCTCTCTGCAGCCACCCTAGCCCTGCCTCTCACTCTGCAGCGGCAGACCTTCCGGCTGGCTGGCTCCGATCGCATGCTGTGTCACGATGCACTGCCCCTGGCGGAGCAGACCTCCCACTGGCGACCGGCCTTCacctgcctggctgtcctgggttgCTTTCTGCCGCTGCTGGCCATGGGCCTGTGCTATGGGGCCACCCTGCGTGCACTGGCGGCCAGCGGCCAGCGCTATAACCATGCACTCAGACTGACAGCCCTGGTACTGGCCTCGGCTGTGGCCTCTTTCACACCCAGCAATGTGCTGCTGGTGCTGCACTATTCGAACCCAAGCCCCGAGGCCTGGGGCGATCTCTATGGAGCTTATGTGCCCAGCCTAGCCCTCAGCACCCTCAACAGCTGCGTGGACCCTTTCATCTACTACTACGTGTCTCATGAGTTCAGGGACAAGGTACGGGCCATGTTGTGTCGCCGGCCAGAGACCAGCAGCTCTTCTCAGGCCTCCAGAGAGGCTGGAAGCCGAGGGACTGCCATTTGCTCCTCTACACTTCTGTGA